One region of Aminobacterium colombiense DSM 12261 genomic DNA includes:
- a CDS encoding response regulator, whose amino-acid sequence MKKVRILLADDHQILRDGLRTLLNTQEDMEVIAEADTGRKAIDLALCHCPDVLVMDVVMPELNGIEATSRLKKDLPEIKVLALSMHADRRFVAEMLKAGASGFLLKECAFQELAEAIRSIIKGKMYLSPSISKCVIEEYVGFLSGDEKEHTDSESALSHREKEVLQLIAEGKANRDIAKTLHISVKTVETHKYNIMRKINLHSVAELTKYAIKSGLTPID is encoded by the coding sequence ATGAAAAAAGTCAGGATTCTGCTTGCTGACGACCATCAGATTCTTCGTGATGGTCTGAGAACGCTCTTAAATACTCAGGAAGATATGGAGGTCATAGCCGAGGCTGATACGGGCAGAAAGGCTATTGATCTGGCATTATGCCATTGTCCTGATGTTTTGGTTATGGATGTGGTAATGCCCGAACTGAATGGGATAGAGGCGACAAGCCGGCTTAAAAAAGACCTTCCTGAAATTAAGGTCCTGGCCCTTTCAATGCATGCTGACCGCCGCTTTGTCGCTGAAATGCTTAAAGCCGGAGCGTCAGGTTTTTTGCTGAAAGAATGTGCCTTTCAGGAGCTCGCAGAGGCAATCCGTTCAATTATAAAGGGGAAAATGTACTTGAGTCCCAGCATTTCAAAGTGCGTAATCGAAGAATATGTGGGGTTTCTTTCAGGGGATGAAAAGGAACATACAGACTCTGAGTCTGCCTTAAGCCATAGAGAAAAGGAAGTTTTGCAGCTGATCGCGGAAGGCAAGGCAAATCGAGATATTGCCAAAACCCTTCATATCAGTGTCAAAACAGTGGAAACCCATAAGTATAATATAATGCGCAAGATCAACCTTCATTCCGTTGCCGAGCTGACGAAGTACGCTATCAAGAGCGGACTGACACCTATCGACTAA